The Pyxidicoccus sp. MSG2 DNA segment GGTCCGAGGGACCTGTCACGGAGTCGATGCGGAAGTCCGGAGCGCCAGAGCTCGTGTCCGGGTCCGAGGTGTCGGGCCAGTCGGAGTCGTCGTCCCAGTCCGAGTAGTCGTCGGAGGGAGGCTCAATCACACAGCCTACGAGGGTTCCCGCGAGCGCGAGTGCCCACCAGCGCTTTGCTTGCATGACAGGTGCCTTGGGGAGCCAGGGGAGATCCGGCCTTGGGGATGATGCGGTAGCTCCGCCGTGTCCCTGGACGGGAGCGCGCGCCGTTTATTCACGGAATTGAATGGGCGTGAGCCGGGGTAGGTTTCCAGGTCCATGTCCACCCACCCGCGCGTCCTCCTCCTCGCTGAGCGCTTCCCCCCGGATATCGGGGGGCTGGCTCGCAGTGGCGCGCGGACGGCGGGCTCGCTGGTGAAGCTGGGGGCGCAGGTGGACGTGCTTGCTTGGACGCGCACGGCGGCACCCGGCTCGCTCCAGACGGTGGACGACGCGGGCACCGTCACGCCCTTCGCGCGGGGCGTCACGCTGCATCGCCTGGGCCTGTTCGGCAGCACGGACCTGTCCATGCAGCACACGCTGGACGTGCTCGGGTACCTGCATGCGAAGCGGTGGTATGACCTGGTGTGGGGCCACTACCTGTCGCCGCCCGGGTTCCTCGCAGTCGTGTTCGCGGAGTCGGCCGGCATCGCTTCCACCGTCAGTGCTCGCGGCAATGACGTGGACCAGCTCATGTTCCCTCCCGGGGATTTTGCCCGGCTGCTGTGGACGCTTCAGCGCGCGGATGTGCTCACTGCGGCCTCGGCGGACCTGGGGCGGAAGATGAGCATGCTGCTGGGGAAGGATGCAGGCGTCGAGGTCATTCCCAACGCGGTGGACACCGACGTATTCTCTCCCGGCCCCGCGGACCCGGGACTTCGTGCGCGCCTGGGCATTGCTCCCGATGAGGTGGTGCTCGGCTTCTCGGGGGAACTGCGCCACAAGAAGGGGCTGCCGTTCCTGCTGTCCGCGCTCACGGAGGTGCGGCGCTCACGGCCCGCGTGCCTGCTCGTCATCGGCGAGGTACGGCCTCGTGACGCCGAGCACCTCGTCGCCTTCCGCGCCGAGCACCCCGAGGACGCCGCGCGGCTGCTCATCTCCGGGCCGCTCGACACACCCGAGGCCATCGCCGCGCACCTGCGTGTCTGTGATGTGTATTTGCAGCCGTCACTCTGGGAGGGCATGCCCAATGCGCTGCTGGAGGCCATGGCATGTGCCCGCCCCGTCGTCGCCAGTGACGCGGGTGGCATTCCCGAGGCCGTGGATCATGGACGCAATGGCTTCATCGTGCCCAAGGCGCTGCTCAATCACCTGGGGCAGGCGTGCCTCGATGTGCTCTCGCTGCCGCCCGAGCACCGTGCCGCGCTCGGCACCGCCGCGCGTCAGCGCATCGAGGCGGACTTTCAGGCGGAGGCCGAGGCCGAGGTGCTGCGGCGCGTGTTGGCCCGCGCCATTCCGACGGTCTCCTCATAGACGCTCCCGGGTTCAATGGGGCAGCGGGCCACCTTCGCCGCCGCCTCAGGCGGTGGGCTCGCCTCTTGTGGCTTCGGCCCTGCCCACGCCCACGCTTGGGGGAGCAGAAATGGCCGGAGTTTGGCGCCCGGAACGTTGGGAATTCATACTGACCCACGACGGCCATGCGCACGGGGCCTCGTCCGTGGTGCTGCCCTGGGCCCTACCACCGGGGCGGCTTGATGGGCAGCCGTACCGCGGGGTCTCCCAGCAGCACGTAGGCAGACAGGTCGTGTCGTGCCATCCACAGGTGGGCCCGGTCCACGAACTCCGGAGGCGGCTCGGCGCCGTCGTACCGGGCCACCGAGTCCTGCTGGTACATCATGGCCAGCCTCGCATCGACCGAGGCGATGGCGCTGGTCAGGGAGTAGAGACTCACGCCCGCGCGGCGGTGCTTCATCAAGTCGCTCAGGACGTTGGTGAATCGCGCCGCGTGATTGTTCCCCTCCACGTCGTGGTACGCGTAGGACCAGGCGAGGTCCACGTGGCCCATCACCGCCAGGGGACCCTCAGGGTTGGCGAGTGCCGCCTGGGGAAGGGCCGCGACGAAGGGGCGGCCGTCCAGTGGAGCCGAGCCGAGCACGGCCTCCAGGTGACCAGCGTCCTCGTCCACCTCCTTGAGACGCTGGAGCCAGGGGGCATACGTGCTGCGTGCCGGAGTGCCGGCTCCGAAGCAGGCGAAGTAGATCCACACGCCTCCGGGCAGGAAGGGGCGCCGGCCCACGGCGTCGGCGGTCAGTACCTGTCCGTTGCCCAGGACGAGGGCGCCCTGTCCCTGTCGTTGCTCCCCGGAAGAGGACCAGCCCGCCTCGGGGCCCCCATTCCCATGGCTGAGCGTCAGGAGTGCGGTGGGTGTGGACTTCGCCGCGCTGGAGAGGAGTTCCGTCGCAGAGAGGTCATGGCGCCTGCCCAGCTCCAGCACTTCGCTGGCCGGGAACTTCCCGCGCTGATACGACCGCTGGCAGTCGTTCAGGCTTCGCGAAATCAGCAGCTCGTGGCCATGCGTCGTCGCCACTGTGCCGTCATAGGCGGTGAAGAAGAGCGTCCGTGCCAGCTCTGTCCGGGGCGGCTCCTGCTCGGCGCGCAGGACCTTGTCGGCGTAGACCTCGAAGTCCTCTTCTCGGGAGAAGCTGAGCCGGCCCATGAAGCGGTCCACGGCCAGGTATTGCTGGAACTCGAAAGACACCTCGTCCGCGTCACCCAGGATGAGCAGGTACCGGGGCTGGCGCTCCGGTGGCAACTTCGAGAGCTTGAGCCGGAACTCCTCGGCCTCGAATGAAGTCATCCCGGGCGAGACCTTGTAGGTGGGGACCAGGTCCGGATGCATGTGCTGCTGGTCGGCCCGGTGCCGGCGGAGGCGTGCCACGCGTGCCAGCAAGCGCTCCCCCCTGGGGCCTTCGGGCACGACCAGGGCCCAGTGCTGGGACTGGAGGTCATTCATGTCCCCCGTGAAGTCATACAGGCTTCG contains these protein-coding regions:
- a CDS encoding glycosyltransferase, producing the protein MSTHPRVLLLAERFPPDIGGLARSGARTAGSLVKLGAQVDVLAWTRTAAPGSLQTVDDAGTVTPFARGVTLHRLGLFGSTDLSMQHTLDVLGYLHAKRWYDLVWGHYLSPPGFLAVVFAESAGIASTVSARGNDVDQLMFPPGDFARLLWTLQRADVLTAASADLGRKMSMLLGKDAGVEVIPNAVDTDVFSPGPADPGLRARLGIAPDEVVLGFSGELRHKKGLPFLLSALTEVRRSRPACLLVIGEVRPRDAEHLVAFRAEHPEDAARLLISGPLDTPEAIAAHLRVCDVYLQPSLWEGMPNALLEAMACARPVVASDAGGIPEAVDHGRNGFIVPKALLNHLGQACLDVLSLPPEHRAALGTAARQRIEADFQAEAEAEVLRRVLARAIPTVSS